The Thiomicrorhabdus lithotrophica DNA segment ATGCCTGAATATTGTGGTGTTATCTCTAAAAACCCAGTAACAAATGGCTCGTTTAGTCGTATGGCAAAAGAGGCTAGTCGTTTTGATTATGATGTTCTGGAGAAAGCTGTAGAACAATCGATAACGATTCCTGTAGATAAAATCATTGAAGATGTTAATACCACAGCGCCTGTAGAGGTGGTAAATACTCCAGATGGCGCTATTGTGATTGATATTCGTAGAGAATCTGAAGCATCACATGCTCCATTAGATATTGAAAATGTGAATATTCCATTTAATGAGCTCAATAGAACGTATAAAAAATTAGATCAGTCTCAGCAATATTTGTTGTATTGTGAGAAAGGTGTGATGAGTCAGCTACACGCTCAATATTTAAGAGATGCTGGCTTTGAAAATATTAGGGTTTATCGTCCAAAATAAAGACGGGTTTAGTTTTTTTAATTATTGAGTTGCGACAAAATGTCTTCTTTATAAGCATCTATTTTTTGTTCTTTTAAGTGATGCTTTTTCTCCGCTAATTCTTTAGATAGTTTTAGCGCTATTTTGGTCTTTTGAATTTTGGTGACATAGTTCACGGTTTCTTGACCAATTTCTTGTCTAGCCATAACTTCTACATTGTAGTGCCATTTATGAGGGTCTAAACCTCTTGCTTCTGCCATGCGTTGAAGTTTACGAATACGTCCTGGTCCAGCGTTATATGCCGCAAGCGTAAAGTTGATACGGTCTTCTTCCGAATATTCTGGTTTAGTGAAGTAAAAGTCTCTTATAAAAGCAAGATACTTTATCCCCGCTAAAATATTGGTTTCCAGATCGTAGATGTTTGGAATGTTTACAATTTTTGACTTTGCTGTTGAGGGTTTAATTTGCATTATTCCGACTGCGTTTGCCCGGCTGACCAGGTTTTGTTTAAAGCCAGACTCTTGATAGGCTTGTGAGGCAATCAAGTACCAATCAAAATCAAAAAACTCTGAATATTTTTCAAAATAATATTGTAAGCATGGTGTGTCATTTAGTGCATTTAATGAAAGTGGCTGCTTAATCCAAAAAGGATTTTTGAAATACTTTTTATAGAGGCTGTTGCCTAATAATCTACCAGGTTTAGCATATTTTTTTATAAAGCGGTTTAGTGTGCTTTTTAGTTCTGGTAAGTTTTGATTAATAGCCCATGCGATTTTTCCACCGTGATGAAAAATAAAGTTTTTCTGTAAGCGAATTTTTGGAAATGTGTTTTGGTAAATTTCTGCAATGTGGCTATCTACAACGGTGTAATCAAACAGCCCAGCATTGACCATTTCTAATAGGTCTTCAGATTCAAGTAATGGGTCTGCCTTAACGATTTCAATTGCTGGCAGTCCAAGTCTTCCTAAGGCTTGGTTGGCTTGTTCAAGATGAATGATGTAGCTACTGTTTGATACCACGATAATCTGTTGTCCAGATAGCTCCTGTAGGCTTTTTGGAGGGGGGGTATTCTTATTAGATATTAAAATTTCTTTGATATCGGTAATGTAAGGCTCTGTGAAGTCTATGAGGGCCGCTCGTTCAGGGGTAATGGTTAATCCAGAAGCCGCAATGTCACCGAGGCCTGCTTTTAAATCAGAGATAAGTCTTTCAAAGGGACGGGCTAAAAAGACAATGTGGGTTTTATAGCGTTTTTTTCTAGGGCCACGATTTATATACTTTTCAAATTCTTTCATTAAATCGTGCTCAATACCTCTGTCGCCACGAGTAGTATGAAAAAAATTAGTTCGATTGTAGCTGACCAGTACTCTAAGGATACGCCGTTCTTTAATTTCTTTGAAGTCACCAATAAAAGATTGATTAATACGCTCGCTAATTGTCTCAGCTTGGGTATTGGCTAATACCGAATGGCTAGCAAGCATTAACAGGACAAGCAGTGCACTGGATATTGAAGCTGCCTTTATAAGTAGTAAAGCCGACTTGTTCAAAAGCATGTCCTGTTGGAGTTAAGTCATCTTATTCTAGTGGAGTTACGGGGGGAATAAAACCCAAATTTTCATCGCATATTGATTAGCTTGGTTTTGTTGTAACTTTTATGGGGATTGTGGTTTTTTAACGACTGTTTTTGAGAGTAAGTCTGTAGTTGAATCTCTACTTAATGATATGAATTAACTTTTAAGTGAAATTTGTTCTATTTTTCAGTTAATTAAATTCTATGTACCTTGTAACAGGGGTACAATTTTTAAATAAAGAATGTTTGATATAAATCTAATTTTTGATCTAGCGTTTAGTAACATTTGATATGACAAAACCAATATTTGGAGAGAATGATGCGAACAGTAAAATATGCCATTTTAGGTGCAGGGACATCTGGTTTAACTGCGATGGGAGTGATTCGTAAACAAACTGATGATTTTGTCATAATCAATGGTGGGGCCTTAGGAACAACTTGTGCAAGGGTTGGTTGTATGCCTTCAAAAGCGATGATTCAGTCTGCAAATCTTTATCATAAACGTCATATGTTAAGTGAGTTTGGTTTAAGTGGTGCTGAAAAGTTAGATATTGACACGCAAAAAGTGCTTGAAAGAGTAAGGCGTTTAAGAGATCGTTTTACAAAAGGCGTTCAGTCTGGCTCAACCGATACATTGACGGAAGACCAGTTCATAAATGGTTATGCAAAATTTGTTGGTCCTAATACTCTTGAAGTAAACGGAGAGGTAATTCAAGCAGAAAGGGTGATTATTGCAACAGGTTCCAGGCCAGTCGTTCCCGAGCCTTGGAAGGCACTTGGAGACAAGCTGGTAACGAGTGATGAAATTTTTGAATTAACAGAGTTGCCAAAGCGCATTGCGGTGGTCGGTTTGGGTATTATCGGTTTAGAGCTAGGTCAGGCATTATCAAGACTTGGTGTTGAGGTCGTTGGATTTGAGATGCTGAAAAGCGTAGGGGGGCTTTCGGCTCCAGTAGCAATTGATAAGGCTATTGAATTGTTCTCGAAAGATTTTCCAATACATTTGGGTGCCGCAGCACAGTTAGAAAACACTGACAAAGGTGTTTTGGTTAAGCTAGAAAATGAATCATTTGAAGTTGATATGGTTCTTGCTTCTCTTGGAAGACGTCCAAATATAGACTTGCTTCAATTAGAGAAAGCGGGGGTTGTTCTAAATGAAAGAGGAATGCCTTCATTTAATATTAATACTATGCAAATAGAGGATAAACCGTTATTTATTGCAGGGGATGTTAATACCTATAGACCTATACTTCATGAAGCAAGCCATGAAGGAAAAATTGCCGTACTCAATGCTATTTCTTATCCGCAAGTAAAAGGATATGAAAGAAAAACGCCTTTAGGTATTGCTTTTACAGACCCTGATATTGGATTTTTTGGGGTGAGTTATCGTGATTTGGATTTATCTAGTTCAAAGGTTGTAGACTTTAATCTAGAAAGGAATAACGGTAGAGCCATTGTTATGGCAGAAGATTATGGCGTTATTTGTTTGTTTGGGGATAAAGAGACACGTCGTTTAATTGGCGGTGAGATAGTTATGCCGCATGCAGAGCATTTTACGCATTTGCTTGCTTGGGCAGTAGAACAAGACATGACATTGTTGGAATTAATTAAAATGCCTTTCTATCACCCCGTGTTGGAAGAGGCGATTCAGTCGGCACTTTATAAGCTATATATTGCTCTATATTCTGAAGAAGAAAGAGGAATGGAAGCAGAGTTAACAGTAATAAAATAATTCGCTAACTATTTGTTATAATAGCGCCAATTTTTCAATATAACGCGCTGAAATTTATCACTTAGTGGAGTTTTTTAAGTGACAAAATATGGGCGTTTTCAATTTTAGATGGTATTCGTGAGTAAAGAAAGTACATCGGGTCAGCAGGATCCACATGCACAGCGTGAAGCTGATAAGTATGAAAACCCAATCCCTAGTCGTGAGTTTATTTTAGAAGCATTAGAAGAAGCTCAGAAGCCTTTAAGGCTCTATCAAGTGGCTAAAATTGTCGACGTAGATGAAGACGATGAAGAACGTTTTGAAGCATTGTCTCGCCGAATGAAAGCAATGGTGCGTGACGGTCAATTAATCCGTAATCGTCGAGGCGCATTTGGTTTGTTAAAGAAGATGGATCTTATCAAGGGACGTGTTTTAGGGCATCCTGATGGATATGGTTTTTTAGTGCCTGATGAGGGTGGTAA contains these protein-coding regions:
- a CDS encoding MltF family protein, translated to MNKSALLLIKAASISSALLVLLMLASHSVLANTQAETISERINQSFIGDFKEIKERRILRVLVSYNRTNFFHTTRGDRGIEHDLMKEFEKYINRGPRKKRYKTHIVFLARPFERLISDLKAGLGDIAASGLTITPERAALIDFTEPYITDIKEILISNKNTPPPKSLQELSGQQIIVVSNSSYIIHLEQANQALGRLGLPAIEIVKADPLLESEDLLEMVNAGLFDYTVVDSHIAEIYQNTFPKIRLQKNFIFHHGGKIAWAINQNLPELKSTLNRFIKKYAKPGRLLGNSLYKKYFKNPFWIKQPLSLNALNDTPCLQYYFEKYSEFFDFDWYLIASQAYQESGFKQNLVSRANAVGIMQIKPSTAKSKIVNIPNIYDLETNILAGIKYLAFIRDFYFTKPEYSEEDRINFTLAAYNAGPGRIRKLQRMAEARGLDPHKWHYNVEVMARQEIGQETVNYVTKIQKTKIALKLSKELAEKKHHLKEQKIDAYKEDILSQLNN
- a CDS encoding dihydrolipoyl dehydrogenase, translating into MMRTVKYAILGAGTSGLTAMGVIRKQTDDFVIINGGALGTTCARVGCMPSKAMIQSANLYHKRHMLSEFGLSGAEKLDIDTQKVLERVRRLRDRFTKGVQSGSTDTLTEDQFINGYAKFVGPNTLEVNGEVIQAERVIIATGSRPVVPEPWKALGDKLVTSDEIFELTELPKRIAVVGLGIIGLELGQALSRLGVEVVGFEMLKSVGGLSAPVAIDKAIELFSKDFPIHLGAAAQLENTDKGVLVKLENESFEVDMVLASLGRRPNIDLLQLEKAGVVLNERGMPSFNINTMQIEDKPLFIAGDVNTYRPILHEASHEGKIAVLNAISYPQVKGYERKTPLGIAFTDPDIGFFGVSYRDLDLSSSKVVDFNLERNNGRAIVMAEDYGVICLFGDKETRRLIGGEIVMPHAEHFTHLLAWAVEQDMTLLELIKMPFYHPVLEEAIQSALYKLYIALYSEEERGMEAELTVIK